In Hydractinia symbiolongicarpus strain clone_291-10 chromosome 15, HSymV2.1, whole genome shotgun sequence, one DNA window encodes the following:
- the LOC130628762 gene encoding uncharacterized protein LOC130628762: MTLLKYNFYSSCGKNFRDNNQRKTAYKMSVLFAAVTQNSSIFYTGKEPYYDWARKRCCSCHSNDEHHFEFECDDVITKDGVKVAITCVIKYVSFIYSNCCGGPYMDMDEQIGIVKHLKKILRITLQDSTLIELLRLKDSIGFGVFYDCVAWLKEKHIELKSFEIGTIRYEKSVSEDLIKPEVIKEAHSEIIMDDFYFMKENDAPNISPPTDDEQEKSFEVFDSQNDKLDEQCETPHEQHETPQGQRYKPYRRIITIKSRRKTDDVDEQKESFVDCYTKTQVLETSITI; this comes from the exons ATGACCTTACTTAAGTATAATTTTTATTCATCGTGTGGTAAAAACTTTAGA GACAATAATCAAAGAAAGACTGCCTACAAAATGTCAGTTCTGTTTGCAGCTGTAACTCAAAACTCATCCATATTTTATACTGGAAAAGAACCTTACTACGACTGGGCTCGCAAAAGGTGTTGTTCTTGTCACAGTAACGATGAACACCATTTTGAATTTGAGTGCGATGACGTAATCACAAAAGATGGTGTGAAAGTAGCGATAACGTGTGTTATAAAATACGTTTCTTTCATATATTCAAATTGCTGTGGTGGTCCTTATATGGATATGGATGAACAAATCGGAATTGTGAAGCATCTGAAGAAGATTCTTCGTATCACATTACAGGACAGCACCCTGATTGAGCTTCTGCGGTTAAAAGACAGTATCGGTTTTGGTGTGTTCTACGATTGCGTCGCATGGCTGAAAGAAAAGCATATCGAATTGAAAAGTTTTGAAATTGGGACTATACGATACGAAAAAAGTGTTTCAGAAGATTTAATAAAGCCAGAAGTTATTAAGGAAGCACACAGTGAGATTATAATGGATGACTTTTATTTTATGAAAGAAAACGACGCACCTAACATAAGTCCACCAACAGATGACGAAcaagaaaaatcgtttgaagTATTCGATTCACAAAACGATaaacttgatgaacaatgcgAAACGCCACACGAACAACACGAAACGCCACAAGGGCAACGATACAAACCATACAGGCGAATAATAACGATAAAAAGTCGAAGAAAAACGGATGACGTAGATGAGCAAAAAGAATCTTTCGTGGACTGCTACACGAAAACACAAGTACTTGAAACAAGTATAACAATTTGA